AAACAATGTAATCATCTTTTCTGGAATCTGCCTTAAATTTTGTGATAGGGAATAACTTCATCATTTTCTTATCCACCAGTTTTCTGATAATAAATTCTATTGTAAACAGCATTCCCATAAGAACATAGGAAATACCACCATTATATATTGCCCAGACCTTTCGAGCCGTTTCAGGTGAAAGACCGAATATCTTTTCTGAGAAGGTTGTAAGCGTTGCTGCCGTTCCATTCAAAATAAAGAAACAACACCAGACTATTGTAACCTTCTCGCAGTACTTATATACCTTATGTTCAAAAGAAGAGCCCTTTATGGATTTGTCTGACAAAGTTGCAAAGCGAAAAATAATGTTTGGCGGCATAAAGAGTGTGCTTCCAAAAACAAAAAGCATTGTCGCACTAATTACAACGGAATAGATTTTAAGAAAAAACTCTTTTCCCGTTATAAAACAAAAAAGACCGGCAGAAAGAAAAAGCACTGAACTAAGAAAAGGTTTCCAGTCCAAAGATGTTTTTTCATTTGCATCGGTCTTTTTGCTCCCTGTAGCACTCAAGAAGAATGCAGCCGCCAGCGCAATAATGCTCAAAGAAAGAATCTTTGTATCCACCTTGAAAATTACAAGCATTGTAAAAACAAGAATTGGATAAACGGCAGCAATCACATAAAAAAGTGCCTTAAGGAATTTTTTCATCAGTCTTCAACAACCTTATGCCATATATGGTACAAGAGCGTCTACAACATCCTGAACAGTCTTTACTGTCTTAAAAATAGATGGGTCAACATTTCCCTTATCTGCAGGCATGAATTCCTTCATCTTAACGATAAGGTCGATTGAGTCGATTGAATCCAGATCCAAATCATCTCCGAGAAGAGCATCAGGAGTTACATCTCCTTCATCAAGTTCAAATTCTGAAACAAGGATTCCCTTAAGTTTTTCAAAGATTTCGTCTTTAGACATAATAAAACCCCTAAATTATTTTTTTTGCGCTGAAATATATTCAGCCAGCGCATTTACTGAAGCAAAGTATTTTTTGTTATCATCACCATCTGATGAATATTTCAATCCAAATTTCTTTTTAAGCGCAACACCAAGTTCAAGTGCATCAATTGAATCAAGTCCCAAACCTTCTTCAAAAAGTGGTTCAGAATCAACAATATCATCAGGGGTTATATCTTCCAACTGAAGAGCAGAAATGATCGTTTCTTTGATTTCTGTTTTAAGTTCTTCCATAATCCATAACCTCTAAAATACAGCCAATTTTTTGGATTATAGACTATCAGTTAAAAAAATACAAGATATCGCCAAAATGTGCTTTTTTACATTAAAATAATAGTATAAAATGGGCTTTATGCGAAATATTTATTTATCAGACATTACAATGTGGGCTCCTGGACTTGGCTCTGATCCTGAATTATGGAAAAACTGGGCAGAAAATAAAGAATCCATTGCTCTTTCAAACGAAAGCCCAAAACTTGAATATACAAATCCTCTGTTTCGAAGAAGACTTTCGCAGATTACTAAAATGACTGTTGAAGTTGTTCATGCGTTGCTGGAAAAAAGTCATATCAATAAAGACACTAAGCTTGAATTCATTTCTTTACGCGGTGAAATTGCAAGAACATTTTCTGTAACAAAAGGAATTATTGAAGACGGAATTATTCTGCCGGCTGGCTTTTCTCTTTCTGTATTCAATACTCCAATTTCTTCTGCTACCCTTGCCTTTGGTTTGAAAGGCGGATATTCTGTTTTGTATCCTTCTAAGAATGATTTTTCTGAATCCTTTAAGGCTGCAGTTGCTCCTATACTTGCAGGAACAGAAAAGGAAGTTATTCTTGTTTACGCAGATGAATTTGTACCAGAGGCTTACGGAGATAAAAGACCTGCCGAAAATATACCGGTAGCATTTTCTTGTGTTATAAGTGTTGAAAAGAAGGATGAGTGTATTGTATTTGAAGACTTTTCAAATGTTGGAAAATCTCCAGTTGAATTTCTGAGGTTTCTTTTAAAGTAGTATTATGTTAGGATAAGATTTATGAGCAAGCAGAAAGTGAGCTATAAAAGCAAACAACCAAAAATTAAGAATATTTTTAAATATATTTATTTTTGTGTTTCAAAAATTGTTGCTATTCTCTGTTTCGGCCTTGGCGCTGTTATTTTAGCCATTTTTG
The Treponema bryantii DNA segment above includes these coding regions:
- a CDS encoding acyl carrier protein → MSKDEIFEKLKGILVSEFELDEGDVTPDALLGDDLDLDSIDSIDLIVKMKEFMPADKGNVDPSIFKTVKTVQDVVDALVPYMA
- a CDS encoding phosphopantetheine-binding protein, coding for MEELKTEIKETIISALQLEDITPDDIVDSEPLFEEGLGLDSIDALELGVALKKKFGLKYSSDGDDNKKYFASVNALAEYISAQKK
- a CDS encoding beta-ketoacyl synthase chain length factor — translated: MRNIYLSDITMWAPGLGSDPELWKNWAENKESIALSNESPKLEYTNPLFRRRLSQITKMTVEVVHALLEKSHINKDTKLEFISLRGEIARTFSVTKGIIEDGIILPAGFSLSVFNTPISSATLAFGLKGGYSVLYPSKNDFSESFKAAVAPILAGTEKEVILVYADEFVPEAYGDKRPAENIPVAFSCVISVEKKDECIVFEDFSNVGKSPVEFLRFLLK